The following are from one region of the Geoalkalibacter subterraneus genome:
- a CDS encoding ribbon-helix-helix protein, CopG family: protein MPSLSLRLPDDLDQRLENEARRSGVPRSEVARAAIGEFLARRERERFMAEMVAEARTAYGNEEIHQDALDLEKDFLDLGTQQDKSPNSHKNPQDRWWK from the coding sequence ATGCCCTCTCTAAGCCTACGTCTCCCCGACGACCTCGACCAGCGCCTCGAAAATGAAGCCCGCCGCAGCGGTGTGCCGCGCTCAGAAGTTGCGCGAGCGGCCATCGGCGAGTTTCTTGCGCGTCGCGAGCGTGAGCGCTTCATGGCCGAAATGGTCGCCGAGGCGCGCACCGCCTATGGCAACGAAGAGATCCACCAGGACGCCCTGGATTTGGAAAAAGACTTTCTCGATCTGGGCACACAACAAGACAAATCCCCCAATAGCCATAAAAATCCGCAAGACAGATGGTGGAAATAA
- a CDS encoding type II toxin-antitoxin system PemK/MazF family toxin gives MRRGEIWVANLNPGRGREISKIRPVLIIQDDAFTESGTPMVIILPLSTQVYPSFKRWRISIAPRERLLKACQVIVDQPRALDRTRLGEGPLTMLTTDEIAAVEKSLKAVLGLL, from the coding sequence ATGCGCCGCGGTGAAATCTGGGTGGCCAACCTCAACCCCGGTCGCGGCCGTGAAATCAGCAAAATCCGCCCTGTTCTCATCATCCAGGATGATGCCTTCACCGAGAGCGGCACCCCGATGGTCATCATCCTGCCCCTCTCCACGCAAGTCTATCCGTCATTCAAACGCTGGCGCATCAGCATCGCCCCTCGCGAGCGCCTGCTGAAAGCCTGCCAGGTCATCGTCGATCAACCACGCGCCCTGGATCGTACCCGGCTGGGCGAAGGCCCCCTGACCATGCTGACAACGGATGAGATAGCCGCCGTGGAAAAAAGCCTCAAAGCGGTTTTGGGGCTACTTTAA
- the tnpC gene encoding IS66 family transposase gives MTINNIDVDATIEQVKTLLAQEKDLSPAVKSSLEVLLLLVTLLANRFGLNSKNSSKPPSADPNREKQSRAKSNRKPGGQPGRRGTTLQPVADPDEIEVLQLDRSTLPAGNYREIGYESRQVVDLDISRIVTEYRAQILEDERGNRHVAPFPEGVTRAVQYGIGVKVNAVYMSQFQLLPYNRIGDHFWEQIQIPVSVGSIYNFNQDAYDRLEAFDRWIRAQLSASRLIHADETGINIEGKRQWLHSASNAEFTFFHPHAKRGGEALDEIGILPAFSGILCHDHWKPYYKYGACHALCNAHHLRELERAWEQDKQQWAQQMTILLKEINKATVDAGGHLDDFAAGIYRKRYRALLDVAEKECPAPDESQRKGRRGRLARSKARNLLERLRDFENDVLRFMVEDEVPFSNNQAENDLRMTKVQQKISGCFRSWEGAKMFCRIRSYLSTCRKQGLSASAALRLLFEGKSPRFMESD, from the coding sequence ATGACGATTAACAATATCGACGTCGATGCGACCATTGAGCAGGTGAAAACGCTGCTGGCCCAAGAGAAGGATCTGTCCCCGGCGGTCAAGTCGAGTCTTGAGGTCCTTCTGCTCCTGGTCACGCTGCTTGCCAACCGCTTTGGCCTGAACAGCAAGAACAGCAGCAAGCCGCCATCGGCTGATCCGAATCGTGAGAAGCAGTCCCGAGCCAAAAGCAACCGCAAGCCGGGAGGGCAACCAGGGCGTCGCGGCACAACGCTGCAGCCGGTCGCCGATCCCGATGAAATCGAAGTGCTCCAACTTGATCGCAGTACCCTGCCGGCGGGCAACTACCGCGAGATCGGCTACGAGTCCCGGCAGGTCGTGGATCTGGACATCTCTCGAATCGTCACCGAATACCGGGCCCAGATTCTCGAGGACGAGCGCGGCAACCGCCATGTGGCGCCCTTCCCCGAAGGGGTCACCCGGGCGGTACAGTACGGCATCGGGGTCAAGGTCAACGCTGTCTACATGTCCCAGTTCCAACTGCTCCCCTACAACCGTATCGGGGATCATTTCTGGGAGCAGATACAGATTCCGGTCAGCGTTGGTTCGATCTACAATTTCAACCAGGATGCCTATGACCGGCTGGAAGCCTTTGACCGATGGATCAGGGCGCAGCTTTCTGCATCGCGGCTGATCCATGCCGACGAAACCGGCATCAATATCGAGGGCAAGCGCCAATGGCTGCACAGTGCATCCAATGCCGAGTTCACCTTTTTCCATCCTCACGCCAAGCGAGGAGGCGAGGCCCTGGATGAGATCGGCATTCTGCCAGCGTTCTCAGGCATCCTGTGCCATGACCATTGGAAGCCCTACTATAAATACGGCGCCTGCCATGCGCTGTGTAATGCTCACCACCTCAGAGAACTGGAACGGGCCTGGGAGCAGGACAAGCAGCAGTGGGCGCAACAGATGACGATCCTGCTCAAAGAGATCAACAAGGCCACTGTGGACGCCGGCGGCCATCTCGACGATTTCGCTGCCGGCATTTACCGAAAACGCTATCGAGCCTTGCTCGATGTGGCCGAAAAAGAGTGCCCCGCCCCCGATGAAAGTCAGCGAAAGGGGCGCAGGGGACGGCTTGCTCGCTCCAAAGCCCGCAACCTTCTGGAGCGACTGCGAGACTTTGAGAACGATGTGTTGCGATTCATGGTCGAAGACGAGGTCCCCTTCTCGAACAATCAGGCTGAGAATGACCTTCGAATGACCAAGGTTCAGCAGAAGATCTCAGGTTGCTTCCGCTCCTGGGAAGGCGCAAAGATGTTCTGCCGAATTCGCAGCTACTTGTCTACATGCCGAAAGCAGGGGCTGAGTGCCTCTGCTGCCTTGCGCCTGTTGTTTGAGGGCAAATCGCCTCGATTTATGGAATCGGACTGA